Proteins co-encoded in one Parascardovia denticolens DSM 10105 = JCM 12538 genomic window:
- a CDS encoding ABC transporter ATP-binding protein — translation MAHMERIQSGNVDASGKPMMVEARGVSKSFLLGSGPSLVPVVREVDFRARTGEFVSIVGPSGSGKSTLLYCLSGLEKPTGGDVFLQGISLTGLSKQNLSRLRRHSVGFIFQDYNLIDSLDVQANVELPLRFRKRFDRQGRKLVKETLERLGIQGLRRNYPADLSGGERQRVAIARAMVSRPQVLFVDEPSGALDSANTPTVFALLQEMAASGVTVVMVTHDLELAARTDRAAVLRDGRVRGVVDDPSVSRILGLMEG, via the coding sequence ATGGCGCATATGGAGAGGATCCAGTCAGGAAACGTGGACGCTTCGGGGAAGCCGATGATGGTGGAAGCCAGAGGAGTGAGCAAAAGTTTCCTTCTCGGCTCAGGCCCTTCCCTGGTCCCCGTGGTCCGCGAGGTGGATTTCCGGGCCCGGACGGGGGAATTCGTCTCAATAGTCGGGCCTTCGGGCTCTGGTAAATCCACCCTCCTCTATTGTTTATCAGGCTTGGAAAAACCGACTGGCGGGGACGTCTTCCTACAGGGGATTTCTTTGACCGGGCTGTCCAAACAGAATCTGTCCCGCTTGCGCCGGCACTCGGTCGGTTTCATCTTCCAGGACTATAACCTCATCGACTCTTTGGATGTACAGGCTAACGTCGAGCTTCCTCTCAGGTTCCGCAAACGCTTCGATCGGCAGGGGAGAAAGCTGGTGAAAGAGACCTTGGAGAGACTGGGAATCCAAGGGTTGCGCCGCAATTATCCAGCGGACCTGTCAGGAGGGGAGAGACAGAGGGTAGCCATCGCCCGTGCCATGGTCTCCCGCCCCCAAGTGCTCTTCGTCGACGAGCCGTCCGGGGCCTTGGATTCAGCCAATACCCCGACCGTTTTCGCTCTCTTGCAGGAGATGGCGGCCAGTGGAGTGACCGTCGTTATGGTGACTCACGACTTGGAATTGGCTGCGAGGACCGACAGGGCGGCGGTCCTGCGGGACGGCAGAGTCAGAGGGGTCGTCGACGACCCCAGCGTGTCGCGGATCCTGGGGCTGATGGAAGGCTAA
- a CDS encoding biotin--[acetyl-CoA-carboxylase] ligase, whose protein sequence is MMRQELSALFCEDHIRSFHVEQVDSTNDLAYSLISQDQREGEEGNDLLEFLEDSPKNTIMILADRQSRGKGRNGHTWLSDEDGSLTVSYIVSVPSSLLQDQAMNWLTPLAGVATVQVLEEFVADKQENQKDCKGEAFDRLQLKWPNDIMLRGGKLGGILSQLVPARGGRCPLIIGIGLNLSMPDKLLEDLFELGALATRPACLDWLMEIPQGSDLPAFRQTLALAIGRSLSAWMGVFNAHPHGTSRSLHAHLERMNFLADRYVTVTFPTGISLAGKVKGIEPDACLTVEFSDGRTRRISVGDVTAIRTGWSALPGTSSAPGPDGGLTASAAGNNLFNHSTKSDSDPGRTGKQGKESR, encoded by the coding sequence ATGATGCGTCAGGAATTGTCTGCCCTTTTTTGTGAGGACCATATAAGGTCCTTCCACGTCGAACAGGTCGATTCCACCAATGATTTGGCTTATTCCCTTATCTCCCAAGACCAGCGAGAGGGTGAGGAAGGGAATGATCTCTTGGAGTTTTTAGAGGACTCCCCAAAAAATACAATCATGATTCTGGCCGACCGGCAGAGCCGGGGGAAAGGGCGCAACGGCCACACCTGGCTTTCGGACGAGGATGGGTCTTTGACCGTTTCCTACATCGTGTCCGTCCCCTCTTCCCTCCTTCAAGACCAGGCCATGAACTGGCTGACCCCCTTGGCCGGGGTCGCCACCGTCCAGGTCTTGGAAGAGTTCGTGGCGGACAAGCAGGAAAATCAGAAGGATTGCAAAGGGGAAGCCTTCGACCGCCTCCAACTCAAATGGCCCAACGACATCATGCTGCGTGGGGGGAAACTGGGAGGGATCCTCAGCCAGCTGGTTCCAGCCCGCGGCGGCCGCTGCCCCCTCATCATCGGCATCGGTCTTAACCTGTCCATGCCCGATAAGCTTTTGGAAGACCTTTTCGAACTCGGCGCCTTGGCGACCCGGCCTGCCTGCCTGGATTGGCTCATGGAGATCCCCCAAGGCAGCGACCTCCCGGCCTTCCGCCAAACCTTGGCCCTAGCTATCGGCCGCAGCCTTTCGGCCTGGATGGGGGTCTTCAACGCCCATCCCCACGGGACCAGCCGCAGTCTCCACGCCCACCTCGAACGGATGAATTTCCTGGCAGACCGCTATGTGACCGTCACCTTCCCCACCGGGATCTCCCTAGCGGGCAAGGTGAAAGGGATCGAGCCCGACGCCTGCCTGACGGTGGAATTCTCCGATGGCCGCACCCGCCGCATCAGCGTGGGGGATGTGACGGCGATCAGGACCGGTTGGTCCGCCCTCCCCGGGACATCAAGCGCCCCTGGCCCCGATGGCGGCCTGACCGCCTCCGCCGCCGGCAACAATCTTTTCAATCACAGCACCAAGTCCGACAGCGACCCCGGGCGAACGGGGAAGCAGGGGAAGGAAAGCCGATGA
- the dinB gene encoding DNA polymerase IV, with protein MSTAPRLAAAKHSWGDDFRGCSMLHIDMDAFYASCEIVRHPELKGKPVIIGTGQRSVVSAASYEARAFGVNSAMAVAQARRLCPQGIYLPVDMAYYRSMSRKVFAIFHQVTDQIEQVSVDEGYMDVSAALLQWGDPRKIGAWIRQEVRERVGVTCSVGIASNKLIAKLASTNAKPDGMLLIPVGRQAEFIQMMPVRSIPGIGPSTQKALEKWGIATVKQLSQLSLADLTSALRSPAHARYLYEAARGIGSDQVVVDAPDKSIGAERTFPHDTDSWLAVAGLLRWACDRVATTLRERGLYARTVTVKLRLADLSHISKSLTVAEPMNTASQLYPLALKLLARLLSMGQPAAGKEARLPQQIRLAGIGTSHFSDAEHASYQQSFDDLLGPDDGSGIEDAGGNRSGSGSGNGRRAEQGGSKVKHEKVESALDRIRRKYGKDSASFGLG; from the coding sequence ATGAGCACAGCACCACGCCTAGCCGCCGCCAAACACAGTTGGGGCGATGACTTCCGCGGCTGCTCCATGCTCCATATCGATATGGACGCCTTCTACGCCTCCTGCGAGATTGTCCGCCATCCCGAGTTGAAAGGCAAACCGGTCATCATCGGGACCGGACAAAGGTCGGTCGTCTCCGCGGCCAGCTACGAGGCCAGGGCTTTCGGGGTCAATTCGGCCATGGCCGTCGCCCAGGCCCGCCGCCTCTGCCCCCAGGGGATCTACCTGCCCGTTGACATGGCCTACTATCGTTCCATGAGCCGGAAGGTCTTCGCCATCTTCCACCAGGTGACCGACCAGATCGAACAGGTGTCGGTCGACGAAGGCTACATGGACGTGTCCGCCGCCCTGCTCCAATGGGGGGATCCCAGGAAAATCGGCGCCTGGATCCGGCAGGAGGTGCGCGAGCGCGTGGGGGTCACCTGTTCCGTCGGCATCGCCTCCAACAAGCTAATCGCCAAGCTGGCATCCACCAACGCCAAGCCGGATGGGATGCTCCTCATCCCTGTCGGCCGTCAGGCCGAATTCATCCAGATGATGCCGGTCCGGTCCATCCCGGGGATCGGCCCTTCCACCCAAAAAGCCTTGGAAAAATGGGGGATCGCGACCGTCAAGCAGCTCTCCCAGCTCAGTCTGGCCGACCTGACCTCCGCCTTGCGCTCCCCCGCCCACGCCCGCTACCTCTATGAGGCCGCCCGCGGAATCGGTTCCGACCAGGTGGTCGTCGACGCCCCGGACAAATCCATCGGGGCCGAAAGGACTTTCCCTCATGACACCGACAGTTGGCTGGCCGTGGCCGGACTGTTGCGTTGGGCCTGCGACCGGGTGGCCACCACCTTGCGGGAGCGAGGCCTGTACGCGCGGACGGTGACGGTCAAACTCCGCTTGGCCGACCTCTCCCACATCTCCAAATCCCTGACCGTGGCCGAGCCCATGAACACGGCCAGTCAGCTTTACCCCCTGGCCTTGAAGCTCCTGGCCCGGCTCCTGTCCATGGGCCAACCGGCCGCCGGGAAGGAGGCCCGACTGCCGCAACAAATCCGTCTGGCCGGCATCGGCACCTCCCACTTCTCCGACGCCGAACACGCTTCCTATCAGCAGTCCTTCGACGATTTGCTGGGGCCGGATGATGGAAGCGGAATCGAGGATGCCGGCGGTAACAGGAGCGGGAGCGGGAGCGGGAACGGCCGGCGGGCGGAGCAGGGGGGCAGCAAGGTCAAGCATGAAAAAGTCGAATCCGCTTTGGATCGGATTCGACGCAAGTATGGGAAGGACTCGGCTTCGTTCGGCCTCGGCTGA
- the rpmG gene encoding 50S ribosomal protein L33 produces the protein MAKKSAEIRPGITLACTVCKERNYQTTKNRRNTPDRLELKKFCSRCGKETLHRETR, from the coding sequence ATGGCAAAGAAGAGTGCCGAAATTCGTCCTGGCATTACGCTGGCGTGCACCGTGTGCAAGGAACGTAATTACCAGACCACGAAGAACCGTCGTAACACTCCCGACCGCCTGGAGCTCAAGAAGTTCTGCTCCCGTTGCGGCAAGGAGACTCTCCATCGCGAGACCCGCTGA
- a CDS encoding acetyl/propionyl/methylcrotonyl-CoA carboxylase subunit alpha: MKKILIANRAEIALRVIRTATEMGIPTVAIYSEPDRRAPYVGRADEAYYLPGDTYNETYLNQEAILDIARRSGADAIHPGYGFLSESDEFASKVMEAGITWIGPKPGVLEDLGDKISARRVARVAQVPPVPGISDPVEDLHTLLDFATEHGYPVMMKRTDGGGGRGITICRTEDELRAFYGAHDSLQGGDLSKYFIEKFVPHARHVETQCGRDKLGSFTVYSTRDCSVQRRNQKLIEEAPAPFLNDKVISRLETYSRRLFDSVGYEGLGTCEFMVTPTSDVYFLEVNPRLQVEHTVSEEVCGIDLVREQVNIADGLPLTLAGKPRGHSFELRITSEDPAKNLTPSAGTIESLTFPAGPGIRIDFGVDKGSVISPKFDSMMGKIIVTARTRQEAIARVLRALDEFQVTGIATPCELYRQIFRNPAFVADDGNFTVTTRWLEKEYLSRNAASSKAGLPQSLTQMQSPEEILGNVAAQSFIMEVNGKRVRVNVPDDFVGLLGGGRSRGPRRLQQPLRGNGLSSAQEGQGKQNSSIAAGGQISAPMQAVVTRVNVADGQKVAKGDLLVVLESMKMENYVYAPLAGTVTDIMVGPSDSVDAGDPLVTIKQEDQARQGEHKEEMTE, encoded by the coding sequence ATGAAGAAAATCCTGATCGCCAACCGGGCGGAGATTGCCCTGCGCGTCATCCGCACCGCCACAGAGATGGGCATTCCCACCGTCGCCATCTACTCGGAGCCGGACCGGCGCGCCCCCTACGTGGGCAGGGCGGACGAGGCCTATTACCTCCCCGGGGACACCTACAACGAGACCTACCTCAACCAGGAGGCCATCCTGGACATCGCCCGCCGCAGCGGGGCGGACGCCATCCATCCCGGCTACGGCTTCCTGTCGGAATCGGACGAATTCGCCTCCAAGGTCATGGAGGCCGGGATCACCTGGATCGGCCCCAAGCCTGGGGTCTTGGAAGATCTGGGCGATAAGATCAGCGCCCGCCGGGTGGCCCGGGTGGCCCAGGTGCCCCCCGTCCCCGGCATCAGCGATCCGGTGGAGGACCTGCATACCCTTTTGGACTTCGCCACGGAACATGGCTACCCGGTCATGATGAAAAGGACCGACGGAGGCGGAGGCCGGGGAATCACCATTTGCCGGACGGAAGACGAGCTGAGGGCCTTCTACGGGGCCCACGATTCCTTGCAAGGCGGGGATTTGAGCAAATATTTCATCGAGAAATTCGTCCCCCACGCCCGGCATGTGGAAACCCAGTGCGGACGCGACAAGCTGGGCTCCTTCACCGTCTATTCCACCCGCGACTGCTCGGTCCAAAGGCGCAACCAGAAGCTGATCGAAGAGGCCCCCGCCCCCTTCCTCAACGACAAGGTCATCTCCCGTCTGGAGACCTACTCCCGCCGGCTTTTCGACTCGGTCGGCTACGAAGGTCTGGGAACCTGCGAATTCATGGTCACCCCCACCAGCGACGTCTACTTTTTGGAAGTGAACCCCCGCCTGCAGGTGGAACATACGGTCAGCGAGGAGGTCTGCGGGATCGACCTGGTCCGCGAGCAGGTGAACATAGCCGACGGCCTCCCCCTGACCTTGGCCGGCAAGCCCCGGGGGCACAGCTTCGAGCTGCGCATCACCAGCGAAGACCCGGCCAAGAACCTGACCCCTTCGGCCGGGACCATCGAAAGCCTGACCTTCCCGGCCGGCCCGGGGATCCGGATCGACTTCGGGGTGGATAAAGGCAGCGTCATCTCCCCCAAATTCGACTCCATGATGGGCAAGATCATCGTCACCGCCCGCACCCGCCAGGAGGCCATCGCCCGCGTCCTGCGCGCCTTGGATGAATTCCAGGTCACCGGCATCGCCACCCCTTGCGAGCTCTACCGGCAGATCTTCCGGAACCCGGCCTTCGTGGCAGACGACGGGAATTTCACCGTCACCACCCGCTGGTTGGAGAAGGAATACCTTTCCCGCAACGCCGCCTCCTCCAAGGCAGGCCTGCCCCAAAGCCTGACCCAGATGCAGTCCCCCGAGGAGATCTTGGGGAACGTGGCCGCCCAATCCTTCATCATGGAGGTCAACGGCAAGCGGGTCAGGGTCAATGTTCCCGATGATTTCGTGGGACTCCTGGGCGGGGGCAGGTCCCGGGGCCCCCGGCGCCTGCAGCAGCCTTTGCGGGGCAACGGTCTGAGCAGCGCCCAAGAGGGCCAGGGCAAACAGAATTCTTCCATCGCGGCCGGCGGGCAGATCAGCGCCCCCATGCAGGCCGTGGTGACCCGGGTCAACGTGGCCGACGGCCAGAAGGTGGCCAAAGGGGACCTCTTGGTGGTGCTGGAATCCATGAAGATGGAGAACTACGTCTACGCGCCTTTGGCGGGGACCGTCACTGACATCATGGTCGGCCCTTCCGACAGCGTGGACGCCGGCGACCCCCTGGTCACCATCAAGCAGGAGGATCAGGCCCGGCAGGGCGAACATAAGGAGGAAATGACTGAATGA
- a CDS encoding UDP-N-acetylmuramate dehydrogenase: MAQAEDLDGKKGRVTFADITTMHVGGRIGTFVEPINRAELVQAVLQADAEGLPLCVVGGGSNILVGDQDFPGIVVRDARREISILDEAAPAEKGQESIVHVEAQAGANWDDFVAYTIHMGLEGVEGLSGIPGTVGASVVQNIGAYGQEVATTVESVQAWDRSTGEVVILTKDQMDFGYRTSLLKKSMYQEEGRRRFFPTPRYVVISVTFALRHSPTGVVGMGQLSKALQVEVGHRMPTGQIRDAVLTVRASKGMVEDPARYGNPWMKGTKQKAQIQAAQALAPTDPQLLRNRWSCGSFFVNPVLTVEQAAELLPADAPRFDAPLPVPDSGFGFGSGPDSGLSSNSDSGPSSDSGSVAAKKRVKTSAAWLIDHAGFPKGFSLDGRAALSSQHTLALTNHDHASSADLLRLSQAIQAGVKKAFGVDLVPEPVFIGLSDAPEDSAA; the protein is encoded by the coding sequence ATGGCTCAAGCAGAGGATTTGGACGGAAAAAAGGGGAGGGTGACCTTCGCCGACATCACCACCATGCATGTGGGAGGGCGGATTGGAACGTTCGTGGAGCCGATCAATAGGGCCGAACTGGTCCAAGCAGTCCTCCAAGCCGATGCGGAAGGCCTGCCATTATGCGTGGTCGGAGGGGGGTCCAACATCCTGGTGGGGGACCAGGATTTCCCTGGGATCGTGGTGCGTGACGCCCGCCGGGAGATTTCCATCCTGGACGAAGCCGCCCCGGCCGAGAAGGGGCAGGAGAGCATCGTCCATGTGGAAGCCCAGGCCGGCGCCAACTGGGATGACTTCGTCGCCTACACCATCCACATGGGGCTGGAAGGTGTGGAAGGCCTGTCCGGCATCCCCGGGACGGTTGGAGCCAGCGTGGTGCAGAACATCGGCGCCTACGGGCAGGAAGTGGCGACGACGGTGGAATCCGTCCAGGCCTGGGACCGGTCCACAGGGGAGGTGGTCATCCTGACCAAGGACCAGATGGATTTCGGCTACCGCACGTCCTTGCTCAAGAAAAGCATGTACCAGGAGGAAGGTCGCAGGCGGTTCTTCCCCACCCCCCGCTATGTGGTGATTTCGGTGACTTTCGCCTTGCGGCATAGCCCCACCGGCGTGGTCGGCATGGGACAGTTGTCCAAGGCCTTGCAGGTGGAAGTCGGCCATCGCATGCCCACCGGCCAGATCCGCGACGCCGTCCTGACCGTACGGGCTTCCAAAGGGATGGTGGAGGACCCCGCCCGTTACGGCAATCCCTGGATGAAAGGGACCAAGCAGAAAGCCCAGATTCAAGCCGCTCAGGCCTTGGCCCCGACCGATCCCCAACTCCTGCGCAACCGCTGGTCCTGTGGAAGCTTCTTCGTCAACCCCGTTTTGACGGTCGAGCAGGCGGCCGAGCTCCTTCCGGCCGACGCCCCCCGGTTCGACGCCCCTTTGCCGGTTCCTGATTCAGGTTTCGGCTTTGGCTCCGGTCCGGATTCCGGCCTCAGTTCAAATTCTGACTCCGGTCCCAGCTCCGATTCCGGCTCAGTCGCAGCCAAGAAGAGGGTGAAGACCTCCGCCGCCTGGCTGATCGACCATGCCGGTTTCCCCAAAGGTTTCAGCCTGGATGGGAGGGCGGCCCTGTCCAGTCAGCACACCCTGGCCTTGACCAACCACGACCACGCCTCATCGGCCGATCTGCTGCGCCTGTCCCAAGCGATTCAGGCCGGGGTCAAAAAAGCCTTTGGCGTCGATCTGGTCCCGGAGCCCGTCTTCATCGGCCTTTCCGATGCGCCGGAAGATTCCGCTGCATGA
- the fdxA gene encoding ferredoxin gives MAYVIAEPCVDVKDKACVDECPVDCIYEAPRTLYINPNECVDCGACEPVCPTEAIFYEDDLPDEWVWYKDAAESFFAEVGDQGGATAFGPIDHDEPRVAALPVDVNAD, from the coding sequence ATGGCATACGTCATCGCTGAACCCTGCGTGGATGTGAAGGATAAGGCCTGCGTGGATGAATGCCCGGTCGACTGCATCTACGAAGCCCCCCGCACCCTCTACATCAATCCGAACGAATGCGTGGATTGCGGCGCCTGCGAGCCGGTCTGTCCCACCGAGGCCATCTTCTATGAGGACGATCTTCCCGACGAATGGGTTTGGTACAAGGACGCGGCCGAATCCTTCTTCGCCGAAGTGGGGGACCAGGGCGGGGCCACGGCTTTCGGCCCCATCGACCATGACGAGCCCCGGGTGGCCGCCCTCCCCGTCGACGTGAACGCCGACTAG
- a CDS encoding amino acid permease: protein MDLFRTKSVERTLDETREEGRSLKRNLNAWDLALMCVAVAVGAGIFSVGAQAAAYYAGPSSIISFLIAGIVCGGTVLCYAEFTSMVPAAGSAYTFTYTTVGEFVAWIIGWDLVLEMLMAGAVVAKYWGVYLSDFTRLMGWNLRMTVQLGPVSFDWAPFLIIAFFTALLVIGTQLSARVDGTLTAIKIGIVLFIIVAGLFYIKWSNFVPFIPHSAPASSVRQGVSSGLMEQPLWQWISGRKATAYGVPGIFSGAALVFFAFVGFDAVATASEEAKNPEKTVPHGIILGLSIIIVLYMAVAFVTTGIVSYKTLAKAPNPSLSVAFELAGASWAAKIISIGIVIGMATVVMVLLLGLTRILFAMSRDGLLPRNLSKTNKRGTPAALQIGGAVVMACIASFFDVSVLSDMVNIGTLSAFLLVSLAIPIMRNRRPDLKRGFTMPGNPWLPILTAVACVFISINLSVLTWIRFLVWLLIGFVVYFGYSYRHAGIRTLEVVDGELDAGASGDASSAESRDAVPAN, encoded by the coding sequence ATGGATTTATTCAGAACCAAATCCGTGGAGCGAACCCTGGATGAGACCAGGGAGGAAGGGCGCTCCCTCAAGAGGAATCTGAACGCCTGGGATCTGGCCCTCATGTGCGTGGCCGTGGCCGTCGGGGCCGGGATTTTCTCTGTTGGGGCCCAGGCGGCCGCCTACTACGCCGGTCCTTCCTCCATCATCAGCTTCCTCATCGCCGGAATCGTCTGCGGCGGGACCGTCCTGTGCTACGCGGAGTTCACCTCCATGGTTCCGGCAGCCGGCTCGGCCTATACTTTCACCTACACGACGGTGGGGGAATTCGTCGCCTGGATCATCGGCTGGGACCTGGTCCTGGAAATGCTGATGGCCGGGGCCGTCGTGGCGAAATACTGGGGAGTCTACCTGTCTGACTTCACCAGGCTGATGGGGTGGAACCTGCGGATGACGGTCCAGCTGGGGCCGGTCAGCTTCGATTGGGCCCCCTTTCTGATCATCGCTTTCTTCACCGCCCTGTTGGTTATCGGGACTCAGCTTTCCGCCCGGGTGGACGGGACGCTCACGGCCATTAAGATCGGCATCGTCCTTTTCATCATCGTGGCCGGTCTTTTCTACATCAAGTGGAGCAACTTTGTTCCCTTCATCCCTCACTCCGCACCGGCATCCTCGGTCAGGCAGGGGGTCTCGAGCGGTCTGATGGAACAGCCCCTGTGGCAGTGGATCAGTGGGCGGAAGGCCACGGCTTACGGCGTTCCCGGGATTTTCTCCGGGGCGGCCTTAGTTTTCTTCGCCTTCGTGGGCTTCGACGCCGTCGCCACCGCTTCGGAAGAGGCCAAGAACCCGGAGAAGACGGTCCCGCATGGCATCATCCTGGGTCTGAGCATCATCATCGTCCTCTACATGGCCGTGGCCTTCGTGACGACGGGAATCGTGTCTTACAAGACGCTGGCCAAAGCTCCCAATCCCTCCCTGTCCGTGGCATTCGAGCTGGCCGGGGCCTCCTGGGCCGCCAAAATCATCTCCATCGGCATCGTCATCGGCATGGCGACCGTGGTCATGGTCCTCCTGCTGGGCCTGACCCGCATCCTTTTCGCGATGAGCCGGGACGGGCTCCTGCCTCGGAACCTGTCCAAGACCAACAAACGAGGGACTCCGGCCGCCCTGCAGATTGGGGGAGCGGTGGTCATGGCCTGCATCGCCTCCTTCTTCGACGTCAGCGTCCTGTCGGACATGGTCAATATCGGGACCCTGTCCGCCTTCCTCCTGGTTTCGCTCGCCATCCCGATCATGCGCAACCGCCGGCCGGACCTGAAGCGCGGCTTCACTATGCCTGGCAATCCTTGGCTGCCCATTCTCACCGCCGTCGCCTGCGTCTTCATCTCCATCAACCTGTCCGTGCTGACGTGGATCCGCTTCCTGGTCTGGCTTTTGATCGGGTTCGTCGTCTACTTCGGGTACTCCTACCGGCATGCTGGTATCCGGACGCTCGAGGTGGTCGATGGGGAGTTGGACGCGGGGGCTTCGGGAGATGCCAGCTCCGCGGAATCGAGGGACGCTGTTCCCGCGAATTAG
- a CDS encoding DUF4854 domain-containing protein, whose protein sequence is MKNSGKVSKALAIFLATASLMGLAACGNGSSSSPSAANSLSAQAKQALKDKQDAAKIKKYLQSSKVQEQIKTANEQMKQTGSMELTSSGKTVIMTLKLKKSALPNASISELKKRISANTDQYTSQFGPLVSQIEKETGVSKVKLTIRVQTDEGDKLTEVTVDDSTKPGTGSSSSTNPGEGSSQSQTPGPAESNK, encoded by the coding sequence ATGAAGAACAGCGGGAAAGTCAGTAAGGCCCTGGCCATCTTTCTGGCGACGGCGTCCTTGATGGGATTGGCCGCCTGCGGGAACGGGTCGTCCTCCTCCCCCTCCGCAGCCAACAGCCTCAGCGCGCAAGCCAAGCAAGCCCTGAAAGACAAGCAGGACGCGGCGAAAATCAAGAAGTACCTGCAGTCCTCCAAGGTCCAAGAGCAAATCAAGACCGCCAACGAGCAGATGAAGCAGACCGGCAGCATGGAGCTGACCTCTTCGGGGAAGACCGTCATCATGACCCTCAAGCTGAAGAAATCAGCCCTCCCCAATGCCTCCATCAGCGAACTGAAGAAGCGGATCAGCGCCAACACCGACCAATACACCAGCCAGTTCGGCCCGCTCGTCTCCCAGATCGAGAAGGAGACCGGCGTGTCCAAAGTCAAACTGACCATCCGCGTGCAGACCGATGAAGGCGATAAGCTGACCGAAGTGACGGTCGATGATTCCACCAAGCCCGGCACGGGTTCTTCCAGCAGTACGAACCCCGGCGAAGGTTCCAGCCAGTCTCAGACCCCGGGCCCGGCCGAGTCGAACAAGTGA